The Tigriopus californicus strain San Diego chromosome 5, Tcal_SD_v2.1, whole genome shotgun sequence genome includes a region encoding these proteins:
- the LOC131881079 gene encoding uncharacterized protein LOC131881079 translates to MLQYRKQFLDSDLKDDHILDYIAVFNRRLTKRLNLCKIQADEIKHDQGRENVLSGGVRINFRLLNPVLVKNSMVVGDNEDVIITQFKFSTKCILVLPATNQETCGDLLEKVIDLFHILIVPDQTNSLMSKTHPLLFYERELSLTQQDIFYRQLEAHEIPLNLTILWSLNQERKSLVITDHNPNLEHFARFSMEQLQDKLESLQIEENEAIARVRSSYEIQRAAIDELLNKR, encoded by the exons ATGCTTCAGTATAGGAAACAATTCCTTGACTCAGATCTTAAAGATGACCACATCTTGGACTACATTGCCGTGTTCAATCGGAGGTTAACTAAACGCCTCAACCTATGCAAAATCCAGGCCGACGAAATCAAACACGACCAGGGCAGAGAAAATGTTCTCTCAGGAGGGGTTCGGATCAATTTTCGGCTTCTAAATCCGGTACTGGTGAAGAACTCCATGGTTGTGGGTGATAATGAGGATGTGATCATCacacaattcaaattttctacCAAGTGTATCTTGGTTCTACCCGCTACCAATCAG GAAACATGCGGTGATTTACTTGAGAAGGTTATCGATCTGTTTCATATCCTCATTGTCCCAGATCAGACCAACTCTCTCATGTCAAAGACACATCCACTGCTATTCTACGAGCGCGAATTGTCATTGACTCAACAAGACATTTTCTACCGACAACTTGAAGCGCACGAAATCCCGTTAAATCTAACCATTCTCTGGAGCTTGAATCAAGAGCGCAAATCTCTAGTTATCACAGATCATAATCctaatttggaacattttgcaaGATTCTCCATGGAACAACTGCAAGATAAACTCGAGAGTCTGCAAATCGAGGAGAATGAAGCCATTGCTCGAGTTCGCTCGAGCTACGAGATCCAACGTGCGGCCATAGACGAACTCTTGAATAAACGATAG